Proteins encoded within one genomic window of Cyprinus carpio isolate SPL01 chromosome B22, ASM1834038v1, whole genome shotgun sequence:
- the si:dkey-182g1.2 gene encoding uncharacterized protein si:dkey-182g1.2 isoform X1, protein MGIANLMFPVLLFVNGVFGVETDPVEIRELMEGDSVILDTNCITKLQKDDEIVWKFGSVVIATVKANNPLLSDTDDARFKDKLQINAQTGDLSIRNTRTSLSGLYEVKITNITNTTYRRFKVTVLDAIPTKVSVTAGESAILQHNIADIHNYDVIEWKFEDGETPIAQINKQTSKNPSYDETDERFRDRLQLSQTGSLTITNTRTTDSGLYKLQVQGTNIATKHRKFRVTVDEAGLSTGIIVLICVCVITLIVVVVGIYCRNKRQRQQGDDKGDGVQDPLKGQK, encoded by the exons gtgtgtttggtgttgaGACCGATCCGGTGGAGATTCGTGAGTTGATGGAAGGAGATTCTGTCATCCTAGACACCAATTGTATTACCAAACTACAGAAAGATGATGAGATAGTGTGGAAGTTTGGATCTGTGGTCATAGCTACAGTCAAGGCCAATAATCCCTTATTATCTGATACTGATGATGCAAGATTCAAAGACAAACTCCAAATAAACGCTCAAACTGGGGACCTCTCCATCAGAAACACCAGAACCTCACTCTCTGGGCTTTATGAAGTGAAGATCACCAATATCACTAACACAACATACAGGAGATTTAAGGTTACCGTCCTTG ATGCAATTCCTACAAAAGTTTCAGTAACGGCGGGAGAGTCTGCCATTTTACAGCATAATATTGCTGATATACACAATTATGATGTGATAGAATGGAAGTTCGAAGATGGAGAGACTCCCATCGCTCaaatcaacaaacaaaccagTAAAAACCCCTCATATGATGAAACTGATGAgcgattcagagacagactgcagctgaGTCAGaccggatctctgaccatcacaaacaccagaaccacagactctggactttataaactacaggTGCAAGGTACAAACATAGCGACCAAACACAGGAAGTTTCGAGTCACGGTCGATG AAGCTGGTCTGTCCACAGGCATTATAGtgctgatatgtgtgtgtgttattacacTGATCGTGGTGGTGGTTGGGATTTACTGTCGGAATAAGAGACAACGTCAACAAG GTGATGATAAAGGGGACGGAGTACAGGATCCATTGAAAGGACAGAAATAG
- the si:dkey-182g1.2 gene encoding uncharacterized protein si:dkey-182g1.2 isoform X3: MGIANLMFPVLLFVNGVFGVETDPVEIRELMEGDSVILDTNCITKLQKDDEIVWKFGSVVIATVKANNPLLSDTDDARFKDKLQINAQTGDLSIRNTRTSLSGLYEVKITNITNTTYRRFKVTVLDAIPTKVSVTAGESAILQHNIADIHNYDVIEWKFEDGETPIAQINKQTSKNPSYDETDERFRDRLQLSQTGSLTITNTRTTDSGLYKLQVQGTNIATKHRKFRVTVDEAGLSTGIIVLICVCVITLIVVVVGIYCRNKRQRQQGQY; the protein is encoded by the exons gtgtgtttggtgttgaGACCGATCCGGTGGAGATTCGTGAGTTGATGGAAGGAGATTCTGTCATCCTAGACACCAATTGTATTACCAAACTACAGAAAGATGATGAGATAGTGTGGAAGTTTGGATCTGTGGTCATAGCTACAGTCAAGGCCAATAATCCCTTATTATCTGATACTGATGATGCAAGATTCAAAGACAAACTCCAAATAAACGCTCAAACTGGGGACCTCTCCATCAGAAACACCAGAACCTCACTCTCTGGGCTTTATGAAGTGAAGATCACCAATATCACTAACACAACATACAGGAGATTTAAGGTTACCGTCCTTG ATGCAATTCCTACAAAAGTTTCAGTAACGGCGGGAGAGTCTGCCATTTTACAGCATAATATTGCTGATATACACAATTATGATGTGATAGAATGGAAGTTCGAAGATGGAGAGACTCCCATCGCTCaaatcaacaaacaaaccagTAAAAACCCCTCATATGATGAAACTGATGAgcgattcagagacagactgcagctgaGTCAGaccggatctctgaccatcacaaacaccagaaccacagactctggactttataaactacaggTGCAAGGTACAAACATAGCGACCAAACACAGGAAGTTTCGAGTCACGGTCGATG AAGCTGGTCTGTCCACAGGCATTATAGtgctgatatgtgtgtgtgttattacacTGATCGTGGTGGTGGTTGGGATTTACTGTCGGAATAAGAGACAACGTCAACAAGGCCAGTATTAA
- the si:dkey-182g1.10 gene encoding uncharacterized protein si:dkey-182g1.10: MVRNMKNLIVRVFFLFFANGVFGFETDGVKSISVMEGDSVTLHMCLNQIQKYEKILWKFENTLIAQFDKASQTFSTKDGNDGRFRNRLELNTESGSLTIRNIRTNHSGVYKVDMISTSGSSNRRFNVTVIGVFDPDAEKIKPVSAKEGESVTLNTNFNVQKDDLMVWNFGRATKHCVYNPLHHVPCQSDVSAIAKIDGETREVSLDAGDSEMFSNRLKMDKLTGSLTITNSRPEHSGFYILQISNNNGTKYRRFNVTVSAITKSHSHVVWMSIAIVLLLMVALWCLAVGFKNWRNRNFLLGKLRSYTCCQSTGAQQQPDYFPPSDNTPLPVLIL; this comes from the exons ATGGTCAGAAATATGAAGAATCTCATTGTCCgcgtttttttcttgtttttcgcTAATG GTGTGTTTGGTTTTGAGACCGATGGCGTGAAGTCgatatcagtgatggagggagattctgtcactctacacaTGTGTCttaatcaaatacaaaaatatgaaaaaatactgtggaagtttGAAAACACTCTCATAGCTCAATTCGACAAGGCTTCCCAAACGTTCTCCACAAAAGACGGAAATGATGGGAGGTTTAGAAACAGACTGGAGTTAAACACTGAATCTGGATCGCTGACCATTAGGAACATCAGAACTAACCACTCCGGAGTTTATAAAGTGGACATGATCAGCACGAGCGGCTCCTCGAACAGGAGATTCAATGTGACTGTAATAG GTGTGTTTGATCCAGATGCAGAGAAAATAAAGCCTGTATCAGCAAAGGAGGGAGAATCCGTCACTCTAAACACTAACTTTAACGTACAGAAAGATGATCTGATGGTGTGGAATTTTGGACGGGCCACCAAACACTGCGTATATAATCCGCTTCATCACGTCCCGTGTCAAAGTGATGTGAGCGCCATCGCTAAAATTGATGGAGAAACCCGTGAGGTCTCATTAGATGCTGGCGACAGCGAGATGTTTAGTAACAGACTGAAAATGGACAAACTGaccggatctctgaccatcacaaacagcaGACCCGAACACTCGGGGTTTTATATACTACAGATCAGTAATAACAATGGGACCAAATACAGGAGATTCAACGTTACTGTTAGTG ccattacGAAATCCCACTCGCATGTTGTTTGGATGTCAATCGCTATAGTGCTTTTGTTGATGGTGGCACTTTGGTGTTTGGCTGTGGGCTTTAAAAACTGGCGCAACAGGAACT TTTTGTTGGGGAAACTGAGGTCGTATACCTGCTGTCAGTCTACAGGGGCGCAGCAACAACCTGATTATTTTCCTCCTTCAGATAACACTCCGCTTCCTGTCCTTATCttataa
- the si:dkey-182g1.2 gene encoding uncharacterized protein si:dkey-182g1.2 isoform X2: MCLYSGVFGVETDPVEIRELMEGDSVILDTNCITKLQKDDEIVWKFGSVVIATVKANNPLLSDTDDARFKDKLQINAQTGDLSIRNTRTSLSGLYEVKITNITNTTYRRFKVTVLDAIPTKVSVTAGESAILQHNIADIHNYDVIEWKFEDGETPIAQINKQTSKNPSYDETDERFRDRLQLSQTGSLTITNTRTTDSGLYKLQVQGTNIATKHRKFRVTVDEAGLSTGIIVLICVCVITLIVVVVGIYCRNKRQRQQGDDKGDGVQDPLKGQK; encoded by the exons gtgtgtttggtgttgaGACCGATCCGGTGGAGATTCGTGAGTTGATGGAAGGAGATTCTGTCATCCTAGACACCAATTGTATTACCAAACTACAGAAAGATGATGAGATAGTGTGGAAGTTTGGATCTGTGGTCATAGCTACAGTCAAGGCCAATAATCCCTTATTATCTGATACTGATGATGCAAGATTCAAAGACAAACTCCAAATAAACGCTCAAACTGGGGACCTCTCCATCAGAAACACCAGAACCTCACTCTCTGGGCTTTATGAAGTGAAGATCACCAATATCACTAACACAACATACAGGAGATTTAAGGTTACCGTCCTTG ATGCAATTCCTACAAAAGTTTCAGTAACGGCGGGAGAGTCTGCCATTTTACAGCATAATATTGCTGATATACACAATTATGATGTGATAGAATGGAAGTTCGAAGATGGAGAGACTCCCATCGCTCaaatcaacaaacaaaccagTAAAAACCCCTCATATGATGAAACTGATGAgcgattcagagacagactgcagctgaGTCAGaccggatctctgaccatcacaaacaccagaaccacagactctggactttataaactacaggTGCAAGGTACAAACATAGCGACCAAACACAGGAAGTTTCGAGTCACGGTCGATG AAGCTGGTCTGTCCACAGGCATTATAGtgctgatatgtgtgtgtgttattacacTGATCGTGGTGGTGGTTGGGATTTACTGTCGGAATAAGAGACAACGTCAACAAG GTGATGATAAAGGGGACGGAGTACAGGATCCATTGAAAGGACAGAAATAG